The following nucleotide sequence is from Solanum dulcamara chromosome 7, daSolDulc1.2, whole genome shotgun sequence.
aaactATTCGATATTTAAAGCTCATTGATCGGACTAATTCAGATTCACCTCGAGTAGTTTCTCTAAAAGAGTAATTGTTATGTATCAAGTATTCCATTCGTTCCAATTTAACTCACaagtttcaattattttttttcaaacttcGTATTTGGTCAAACGTTGTCATGTAAATTGAAATGAGATAGTATGCTACAAATGACCACatgagaatattttttttgttaaactATTCGATGTTTAAAGCTCATTGATCGGACTAATTCAGATTCACCTCGAGTAGTCTCTCTAAGGGAGTAATCGTTATGTATcaaatattctattcattccAATTCAACTCAcaagttttaatttcttttttcaaactTCGTATTTGGTTTATCGTGTAAATTGAAATGAGATAGTAGGCTACAAATGaccacatgaaaatatttttctctttaacCATTCAATATTCAAAGCATACTAGCCTGATTATTTCAGACTCTTCCCGAGTAAATCTACTAAAGGGTAAATATCATTATACTATGTTATTTTTTGTCATTCGATGTTCATATCAAATTCTTCTTGATTAGATCTACTAAGGGATGAATATCGTTATGTCATATAGTTTTTTATTTCAACGGCTCAAATTAAAGGCttctaaataaaaatataaaagttctAATCATCTTACTACACTCGATGGAGACGACATGATGAGAATAAAGTGATAAGAATCTAATTAATCTTGATAAGATGGAATCATTTTAGTGAATGAATGGCAGGACTTGTATGTTTATTATTCCCTTTAGAAAAAACGACGAcaactttttaaatttaaaaatcattttaacTTAAACTTTTGTTTATCATTAATTGTAAGAAATTTTTGTAGCCACATAACTACACATCATTAGTGAATGGTATTCATTGCATCGACTTTGACTTTTTTGGAGTTGTGGGGTCACGAAATAGGTTTTCATGATTATCAAAGTTTTTTTGTGAGTACTAGTTCATAAATTATACGAAATATGACTAATCGATTCTGTTTAAGCCAAAATTTTATGGGTCCATTCGAAACAACCTAGTTAACAATACCCATTGCCTCTATAGGGTTGACGTTGCTTTTATAGAGCTTTGGGGTCACGAAAAGGGAATTCAAGAATATTTTAGCTTTTCATGTGCACTAGTCAATAAATTTTTCGGAATATGACTAAACGACTCCGTTTGTCCCCAAATTTTGTGGTTCCATTCGAAACGACCTAATGAATGATACGCATTACCTTTAGAGAGTCAATgttgcttttcttttttctcgAGTTTCAGGGTCACGAAACTAGAATTCAGGATtatctcaatttttcgtgtgtattaatCCATGAATATTTCAAAAAACTGACTAATTTCGTTTTACTCCAAATTTTATGGGTCCTTTTGAAACGACCTAGTGAACGATATATTGCCTCTACATgatttactttcttttttggggggggggggggagtttTGGATCAAGCAACAAAAATTCAGGATTAatctatgatttttttaaaatatgactGACAGACTCATGAGTTCAACCCCAAAAATTCATGTATGTATTAatctatgatttttttaaaatatgactGATAGACTCATGAGTTTAACCCCAAATTTTATGTGGCTATATAGATCATGTCAATATAGTTAGAATTGAAAATTAAGTTTGAAGAACGAGagtctttttatttgttttcaaattaatttgtaACCAGCTAATACATTCAAAGACAATATTTTGCAGAGGAACTAAAGAACATAAAAAATACAATAACCACTCTGTCTCTTCAGGAAAATTGGCTTATAATATGAATGTTGAAGCATAAGAACTAATGAagagaaggaagaagaaaggaAGACTGATCATCTTGGTTAAACTTGCATCATTGGAACTCCCTCGTGACGATGGAACGGATCCACTTCCTGTCACGCAATATAGTATACAAGTTAAGTATTTCAAGTTAATTCAgactatgttgctcggactctccaaaaGTGTTGTCGTACCAGGGTCGGATCTTAtaaaatgcactatttttgGAGGGATCCAACATGCATTcaacaacatttttgaagagtccgagcaacatagaacTCAAATTTGATTAAGGTGAAAGGATTATAATGTACCTGAAGCTCTTGTATTTGGAGAACTTGGTGTTCCAGCAGGGGAGCTAGTTGGGGAGCCGGCTGTTACAGGTAACTAATGTTAGTGAACAATCAAATTTACGTGGTCGTACTTTTTCTGAGTCTGTTTCAAAAAGAGTGTCTCGTTTCTATGTTTAGTAAGTTTTTAGTtctattattcttatttttaaccTTAATAATAATGAATGACATGTTTAAAAACACAAAATTCAAAGATTATTTTTGCTATGTTATCTATGTTATACACACTTAGTTTAAGATCAGAAAGATTCAAACGTCTTACTTGAGTCTTTTTTGGCTATAGAAgtttttcctccttttttttttcaaaatattgctTGGTTATATACATTGGACTGATTTTTTGGttagttttttaaaaagcacAAGGCATAAACATGCCCTTCAACTTGACCTTAACTTACATTTATGCCCTTCAATTTTGAATGTGCACAAATAGACATTTAAGCTTGTATAGTAttgaataagtagacacacATGTCCTACGTGGCATAATACACATAAGACGCCACGTAGGACACAAATTGGCCAAGTAGGACGTAACATAGGATGCATCTATCTaattgttcaactttatacagGTTTAAGTGTCTACCTGCACATACTTAAAATACATAGATGCAAGCTGAATCTAAGTTAAAgggcatatttatttattaaaataaatttttcaagtGAAGAATCATTTTTTCCACTCATAAAACTTCAATGTTTTTTTGAAGTAAATGTATATCCGATcacaacttcaactttcaaataccATTTCAAATTTTGGCCAAATCTATGTCCAAATGCCTATTTACATCCTCAAACTTTATGTATAGTCAAATTAAGACGCACAAAATGAAACAGAGAAGAGTATTTTAGATTGGATGGTCTTTCTTACCATTGCATGTGGTGATTGATGGAGTCTGAACTTTGCAAGCAGTAGGAAGAGCCAAAGCTTGAGTCTGGTTAATGTTGAGTCCCATGTTAGAGCCACCACCATTAAGGACTTGGCACAAACACTCTGGATTGTTCTTAACCACCGTGCCAAGTTGCGTGCAGCACCCTGAGGATGGAGATGAAGAGTTCCCCGTGATGTAATTCAGGCAAGGGGACATGCTGACCAACACGTTCGTGCAGTCACTGCTCAATTGAGCAGCAATTCCTGTCCAAATCATCGCCAACGTGACTAAAACAAGACTGGTTGAGTTCCTTAGAATCGCCATTTGAATTGGCGTTACGTTTGTTGCAAAGAAATTAATTAACCTTAGTGAGGTGTAGAGAGAAAATAGTTCTGTTTTGGAAGTAAAGTTGATCACACAATGTTGCTGGAAGAAGAATATAGCTTGTTTGATTTATAATAGGAGATTGAGAAGGAAGAGTCAAAATAAGATGCTCGTGCgacaacatttttaaaaaagctGAAGTAACATAATTTAATAGTATTGATTTGGTAACCTACAAGTAGCTTGCCATAACATGTTAAATTGtactaataatataaaaaaaattgttatactAATcagtatatataacttaaatctttttgtcataattttcaAAGGAATTAGGTAGAGTTGGTCATAATGGTTAGCTATGCAGGTGGCCAACTCATGCACATGCTTCTGATTcctaatttttctattttgtcACTATTATTGCAAAACTTTTTCTAAAGGCAATTACACTTAATGCTGGAAAAAGATTcagatataaaaattattttttactttcatGTGATACGAGTTGAGCTTAATGAAGCAGTGAGGATATTGTCTCTATGTTAAGAGTTCGGAAAAGGGTTGGAGCCATATGTAAGCAATCTTACATTGTAATTTTGTAGGTCCAATAATTACTCTAGATGGAtcaaactattaaaaaaatacaaaagaaagaTAGAGTCAAATAAACTAATAGACTGATAATtaactaaataaatataaataggtGTAAATTCTGACATCACCACATAAAACTTAAGTAACATGAAAATAACAGAACTAGCAGACTAATTTACTAATTTGGAATTGAGGTTTagtagttgttgttgatttcCGCCTTCAGGGGCAGAGGTAGAGCATATAACATATAGGTTCAGTAGAACTCAGTACTTTTGGTCTACCTTTTATCTAtgctaaaaaatcattaaaaatttaatCTAAAATCCAGTTTCATACTAAAAGCCGTGTACTAGGATTTAGAACCAATTATAAAGTTCAAATTCTGACTCTGCCTATGAGTCTCGAGACTGTTACTTCCTCCTTGACATTGAGTACTCCTGGAAAATATAAACTATCCAAACATGTTAACACCATGGCATTGTTGGAATCTTTGAATACTGTAACAAATTGTTTGGTTTTaggataatagatgaaaagatgTTGATTCCATTGCCCATGAAAGAGAATTTCATCATTTTCACTACACCACAAAAGCTTTTTATCTTTTACAAACTTTATGCAAATATTGGGCAAGTTGCACATGTTCATTAATAATTTCCATCCATCTTGTTCCATAATCCATATGTCCAATTCTCTATCGTTATATGTTCCGCCATATAAACATAAGCGACCTTTCAAAGAATTCAATCTAAAGAAACCATTCACACCTACAAATTCTAGTACCGAAAGGTTTTTCACTTCATCTGACTCCGCGTCAAAGTATATGATTGTAGAAGTTTTACTATCTGCATATTGTTCGATTAAACACAAATTCAAAGACCAAAATACACAATCTCCCGTGCTAAAGATCCCTTGAGAGCAATAGTCGTATTGGACAAGGGAGACTTGTTTTCTTGTTCCAACAATTCTTATTCGAAGATTAGACAACATAAAACGAGCTACATATCAGTATAACCTTATAGTCGTCAACATCCAAATCATAGCACAATCCACAAGCTTTTGGACATCCATCTTCGTTGTTCAAATAAGGACATGAATCAAGAATTTGATATTTTCTAGTAGATGGATTCCACAAAACATACTTTTTGTAGGAATTATCGGCTTTTATAAGTACCAAGCCATCACATGAGCACAAAATTTCAGCAAATTGAAATCTTTTTAGAGGAAATGTTTGCTCTTCCATCAAACTTAATTGGGAAGAACGACTAATTTTCATGTCCTCAACTCGAAATGCCCAGCAATTCTTTGTATTATGAGCTTTTCGCGGCCCAATGCTTTGGATTGATCATGATGAGCTTTCTTGAATTCTCGTTCAAATAATATAGCATTCCATGATTTAGAAACAGATTGAAAACGTAACAATGATTCAACCGAAAGCCTagttaatataataaatataatctcAAATGGAAGATTAATGGATGTATCACCTTCCATGTCTAGCCTCTTTTGTGCTTTCTTCTTTGACATAATTATAACGTCTTTTATCGTTTGTAGTAGAGGGGAAAAAGTTTTTATATATTAGggtttaatattttattctatttCTCTCTGGAATAGGGAAAAAAAAGTGAAGgtaattaaagaagaaaaatagtctttttaaagaaaaaggatTCTTCAAAATATTATCTTATATTTGCTTATGGGATAAGATATCCGTACACTTTATATTGTTGTTCTTTTCTCTTTCCTATCATCTTTTGTGACAATAAGGGGCGGAGCCAGGGTTTTGAGTTGTCAACATTAATGGCGAATAATTGGATACCTACTAGAGGTTGGAGATTTAACCCGAGTGATAATAACGTACTTGATATTCTGGAAAATTATGAAACTGGGCGGGCAAACTCACCTCAAGCTACATTCAATTTTGCAGATTTGTATGGCGATATAATAAACCCATCGGCATTGTTTGCTGGTGCAGCCGGAGATCCTTCAAATCCAACAATCAAATACTTTGTGACTACTACGAAGgaaaaaatatcaatatcatcacTGGGGTTGTCTTGGAAAAAAGATAACCAACTTATAGGCATTATTAATGAAGCTACGGGCGAAAACAAAGGTTTCAAGAGGTGCATCAAGTTGTTTCAGAAGGGTAAGGGTTCAAATGATCTCGTCTGGATAATCACGGAGTACTCGTTGAATTCGAATACACCAGGAGTTGATGAAGATTTAAAAAATGAAGTCGTATGCCGAGTAAGGAGTATTCCCATTAACAATCCTAAGGTACCAatttaaaggtttttgatttgGTTCAATTATCCCTAATCCCAATGAATCTTACAAGAATATAGGATTTCATATTGAAATTTTCCAGATTCTATATATGAGTGAAAGCTATGTTTCGACAAATAGGTCTTTGCTTTCTGGATTCAAGCTATATAAACTTTgacttatatttttgaaatataacttatttcattatattgaCTTGTGGATCGGATGAGAGGGCTCTCGAAAAGCAAAAAAAAGTTCATGTAAACTGAAACAAAGGGAATACTTTTTCAAGATACTAAGATTGCACCTTCAATGGGAGAAAGATTAATTCTTGAAAGTAGTAAGAAATGACTTAAATTTGGTTCAACTATTCTCTTTCTTAGATTGCTATGTTCTATTTTTCAAGTTACTTTTGtctcattaaaaataattaatcagggaaaagactcaaatatgtcatcgaactttgagaaaaggctcatttaTATCATTCGTTAAAAATTTGGTTCATTTATGCTATTGTCGTTTGAGAAAAAGCTCATCCATGCCATTATTTTTCAActtctattttgcaaaaccattTTTTAACTAAATAAGACCCCAAACAACTTTCAACCCTTTTCAATTAAGATTTTTGATCAAATGTACTGATTTtgcttcttcttcctcaagaacAGGAAGAGCACATGAAGAATATCAATTCTtcacgaaatcacctcaaatttcggccacatcattaatatttttttttcaaagccaaaattctaaaagcatttgttgagttaaaaaaaaacacccatagtaggaaaaaaaattccaaaaaaatggAAATCAGccccaaaattttgaaaatctacTTTGATTTgtgtttttattgttgttttttgaCACTAGATCTTTGTTCCTTAGTTTTTTGAGTctatattcaaaatttcaagtggtttggagttgtGGAGAAAATTTTACCATTAAAGAATGTTgaagttttgaaactttgaagaaatttcaaGTGGTCTTGTTGAAttaggttgaattcgagctcaaaagatattgagttttggTATTTAACTCGAAGGTAAGCTACACTTGAAATTGAGGTGATTTCGTGAAGAATTGtagaagttgaaaatttgagaGTTCTTGATGTTTTTCATGTGTTCTTGAGGAAGAAAATGCAAAAAGAGTACATCTGATCCAAAACCCCAATTAtaaagtgttaaaagttgttgGGGGTCTTGGAGCAAAATTggaattaaaaaataatgacatgaTAATACATTTCTCAaatgaaaatgacataaataaaccaaacttttaacggaggACATAAATGAACTTTTTATCAAAATTCAATggcatatttgagcctttttaCTTAATTAAATGTGCTAAAATGGATATTActtctaattttatttattattaaagaCAAGTTACATTGAGATTAATTGTATTGTGATTAGTTATGTTGGATTATTTATTCTGGAATAGGTTATTCCAAGATTAGTAATTAGTATCGGATAAAGATCCAAGGATTAAAAGCTTTACAATTTGGTTCAATTATTCTCTTTACAGGCCCAGGCCCAACATCAGAAAGAAGCCCAAGCCCAGCAACAACAAGAGGAGGAAGATGAAGCTGACATTGACTTACAACTAAAGTTGTGATTTTGTAGCATAAGATAAGATTTTTGATATATACATACTTGATAACAAAGATATCATATTGTAATCAAAAATCAAACGAGTTTTTTCATTACCATAATTTTGTCATATGCCTTTAGATAAAGTAATATTGTTTAAGCGATAATTTCAAGTATTTATTATTGATCAGATTctctaaaataatatattttttaagaattcgATATAAGTATTcgtacaataatattttttaaaatatcgaaGCAACATAGTTTAATAATATCGACTTGATAACCTATAATAAGTAGCTTGTCATAACATGTTAATTATCCTTTTTCAGTATTTTACAAAAGAATTAGGTAGAATTGGATAATGGTTTGTTATGCAGGTGGCCAACTCATGCTAAATAACTGACCCCACAATTATTTATTggctaattaaaaaaaaaacttaaaagaaagtttatgattGGTACAAAATGCACATTGCGTATAAAATATTAGAATTCAACATTATTTTATACAATGTTTGgttactttttcttttctcatgaAAATACCTGCAGAATTATGTGAAAAATTATGGATTATTTTATTgagaatataatataaaatacgAAAGCGACTATTAGTAATGCACAAATTAAACAAGTATAACAgcttttttctcttatttcgtATAAAAAGTAATTTATACTTAGTTTTTACGAGTCTTGAGAATGGAGACGCTTTACTAAAGAGCGTTTTATCTTCAAAGTAAAAAATTTcaacatgaatttaaattagTCGACTTTCAAAGCGTGTGCCAAATCAAGTGAGAAAAAATGCAagtcaactttttttttctgttgACTATTCCAATACTAAGGCAGTTGAATCAGAATTCTCAAGTATTGACAATGATGATTCATAGCCTGGGAGTTCAATGCTGTGAGTAACTCGAGGGCAAAAAGCGAATTCAACATTTAAATTTGATGCGTTCAATCTTTGACATAGTATAAAAGTATCCAATACAAACCAATTGACCCATAATATGTGTTTGAATATACATAACTATTACTTAATTATAGTTAATTAACATATATTTTCACTTCATTAATTACTCCACTATAGTAATAAGTGTAAACACCTTGTGCGGATAAAAATTTAACCTTTTTAGATTCTTATCATCAGAGGTGGATCTATGTAGTTGGAAGGGGGTGTCACACCACCCATGATTTCGGTTGAAAatttgtatatacatgtatatttgtatatatatttataaaaaaggtATAAATATTATACATGACACCCTTAGAAATAATGAGTCTTGTGGTGCCAGTGGTTACTACTTGTAACTAAAATCTTAATCGAACCAACAAAACAAGTCTAAATTTTGTATgcaaatttgctaataaatCTTAAGTATTATCTTACTCTATACTAGAGATTTTGTCATAAGTTACTGTTCAAAGTAGCGTGACACCCATAGATTCAAAATCCTGGATCCGCCTCTGCTTATCATTGAACTTGTTTTCCACTTAGAAATTATGAGTTCTaaacattatatttattgaaattttatagattttttcttttatgtttcGTGTCAAAAATATTGGATTCAGATGAATCCGGAGGCAGCAAACAATTAGGTCACGGCAAGCAAAGCCAGCAAAACTATTAGAAAAAttagaccaaaaaaaaaagtttgttaAGGTAGTTGAACTTCATTCACCTACATTTCCCTCTATAAATTCCCCTATTTACTTCTCCCCACCAATTAAACCATTCAAATTTTCTAATTACaagcatatcataagaataactactcaaaaaaaaaaaaaagctttaTATTAGTTACTATGGCTTTTTATTACTCtgtttctttcctttcttgcaTTATTGTTTTAGCAATTTTGCCTATTAATGCCCAAATTGTGACATCTCCATGTACAGCAACAATGCTGACTAGTTTTACTCCTTGTTTGAACTTCTTGGCTAACGGCAATGGAACGGCTGCACCATCTGCTGGCTGCTGCAATGCACTAAGAACAATGATGGGCAATGGCTCTGCTTGTCTTTGTGTTATTGCAACTGGTGGCATTCCCTTTCAGATTCCTATTAATCCTAATACAACCATGTCTCTTCCTCGAGCTTGTAACATGGCTCGCGTTCCCCTCCAATGCAAAGGTAAGAGACTTTTATGGTAGTAGTAACATAGGTCGAGGTGGATTTAGGATTTGAACATTGTGTGTTTGAGTTTGGGATTCTTATTATTTGTACTTGTTTAATAAAAACTTTACAATGTAATATAGAGTCGAAAGCAAAAATTATTGGGTTCAGATGAACGTGTATGAGTTATTAGCTTGATCAGCCTCTGAATAGGAACACATCAAATGTTCATAGTTATGTTGGAGGAACTCGAAGTTTGAGCCATTAGACTCCTCTTATCATAAAGGGTAGCTTAGTAGACTAAATTTCAGCTTTGCCAAGAATCTGGGGAAGGGTTGGACCACATTGGTTCTTATGTATGCAATCTAAGCTTATACATTTCTGCAAAAAGTTGTTGCTGCGATTTGAACTCGTGACCTGTTTGGTTAGACAGTGGCAacatttatgaattatgattgtgCCAAAGCTATCCTTCATTTCTCTTATTACAGAGCTAACCTGTTGCACTAAGCTTCCGCTATGCACGATGTTTAGAAAAGGGTCGGACCATATTAGGTCATATGTATGCAATATAAGCAAGAGACTATTCCCATgacttgaacccgtgacctcccaATCACTCATAAGCAACTTTTACCGTTATCCCAAGGCACCCCGTCATTTATCacaaataagaaaatttaagaacatatttttttcattcttattGGTAACTAACACCCTTTGTGGTTCTCTTGGTTGCAGCCTCCACtccacctgcagcagctccaGGTATATATTAGCACCTATTACATATAatcatttttcttattaatgtccatatttcaagattttatcaTCTAAAATTTCCATGAAATTGATGTGAATTTATTACTGTTTTTCAAATAGGTCCTGCTGGAACAGAGGCTCCAAGTGCTTCACCAACATTAGCTCCTAGTCCTTCTCCTAGTCCTAAAGGTATTACTTTTAATAGTATCACTGTGTGGGACCATAAGTCCCCTATAATTATTCTAATAATCACATATCCGATTTGACTTATGGACGAATATATAAGTGTACGTTTCATGTTTGTTTGGAAGGTCAATCCATTCACTCGtcttgataatatttttttagttgatAAATCGACTAATTAAACTCATGTctctataatcaatttgatcCCTCGTTTGGGTAAACAAATAAAAACTTTGTTgctcaaattctccaaaaatgttgtCATACTATTGTCAGATTCTCCAAAATGCACTAATTTTGAAGGATCTAAAATACTCAATTTCAAAGTGAGTATATATTAGATATCCTTCAAAAGTTATTCTTTTTTAGATGATCCGACAAGATTGGGGCAACATTTTCTGAGAGTCCAAAGAAAATAGCTATATAGTGTTATAGAATAATAAGATGGTTAGAGATCATGTAGTTTTTCAACCTAATCATTCTTTTGACTTCGCAAAAGtttttatttatcaatataCCATATCATTTGCGTACACATCAGTTCCTTCAAAAGTTATTTAACTTTTTAAGGATCCGACACGACTATGTTAGTTATTTAATTCATTATCAATTTAATTTGCACAGGTACGACTGATTTCAAGCCAATGTCACCAGCTTTGGCACCACAAGCTGATGTAGTTCCTACTGTAACTCCAATATCTCCATCGGCGACGAATTCCGGCCGCCGTCAAAACCCAAATACACCATCAGCTGCCCCTTCTGTTGGCTATGGTTTTTCACCATTGGCCCTCATTGCTGCATTTGGTGCAATTGCTTTTATGTTGTATTAGTTTGAAGTTAGAAAGTACTAAAGATAGTGAATTTGTTGAGGATGTTTGTggcatttattttgagatttgtACTATTTTGTTATACAACTATTCTTTGATGTAATATAGAATCttgaaattttcatgtatttgttgttgtatTACCTTTTCATTACTCCTTTGTTTTACTTcatttgagccgagggtctttcggaaacaacctctcatCCACGAGGTAAATGTcaagtctgcgtacactttaccctcctcagactCTGCTTTGTGAATTTCACTGGATATAGTGTTGTTTTGTTGTATTAGTACTAGGGATTCCtgtgaaatttttaaaatttataaaattttcacGGGGTACCCGATTTCGACAcactattttttaatttgtacccaattatttaggatattttgcaTTTCTACTAACTTTGAAACGAACTTCAAATATACGGTGTTTGAAATTCCATGCCTAATATCTAATTGAGATTGAATTGTGCAACAAGACCAAGAGAATTTTCCTTACACTTTCTGAATGAGTTTGACTTCACTTAGTCTATATGAAGGTTTCATGTGAAATATTTGTACAACATGACTAGCTAGAAAGTGCTTAAAGCACCAAATGTATGATATGAGTAGGTCATAAGCATGCAAAAACACTCATGACTACAAAGCATAAATATACACTATTTTCTTACAAATTCATTATCCTAATTGAAAACTTGTTGATGGCAATGAACACTCTAAAATTCACTTGGGCTTTTGCATATCttcttattattaattttacatTATTCCCAATTGCAACATGTCATTTGCCACAATGTTCATTTGAGGGGATAAACTTGGATAAATGTATGGATCCAGAAAAAAATCAAGTTTCTTTTGATTCTTGTTGCAATGCActcaatcaaataattcaagcaggaTATTATTGCTTGTGTGCAATATTAGGCTCTTCTAGTCCTCTTATAACAAACTCACTTGTGCTTCCTTTTTCTAATTGCTTCATTTCAATACCTCCATTGACACATTGTCAAGGTAATTATTTAATAAGTTCTCTTGATTacaatttttctttgaattctaTGCTTAATACTCCCTTTGTTCTGATTTACGTAACGTAATTTGACTCAATATGGagtttaaaatgaaattaaaatgtGGTTATAAGATTTCTAAAACTTATAACTTTAAACatgtcataatatttgtatGCAATGGCAAAgccaaaaatttataaaaaggatTTTAAAAGGACAACATAATGTCATACTCAGGATTTGAACTCATAATAGAAAGTAATTTTTGAATCTAAACTAGAAATTGaggaaaaaaaactatttttttctctatttgcAAATTACAATTTCCCGGCAAAGGGGATTCAATTGAACCTCCCTTAATCCTACCAAGCTCTGCCCTATTGTTTATGTGGCTTAAAACTTTTGGAACTTGTGCTTAAACATCAGCTTTCAAAAGTCTATATAGTCGCACAAATGTTA
It contains:
- the LOC129895261 gene encoding non-specific lipid transfer protein GPI-anchored 20-like, producing the protein MAFYYSVSFLSCIIVLAILPINAQIVTSPCTATMLTSFTPCLNFLANGNGTAAPSAGCCNALRTMMGNGSACLCVIATGGIPFQIPINPNTTMSLPRACNMARVPLQCKASTPPAAAPGPAGTEAPSASPTLAPSPSPSPKGTTDFKPMSPALAPQADVVPTVTPISPSATNSGRRQNPNTPSAAPSVGYGFSPLALIAAFGAIAFMLY
- the LOC129894907 gene encoding uncharacterized protein LOC129894907 — encoded protein: MANNWIPTRDLYGDIINPSALFAGAAGDPSNPTIKYFVTTTKEKISISSLGLSWKKDNQLIGIINEATGENKGFKRCIKLFQKGKGSNDLVWIITEYSLNSNTPGVDEDLKNEVVCRVRSIPINNPKAQAQHQKEAQAQQQQEEEDEADIDLQLKL
- the LOC129896847 gene encoding non-specific lipid transfer protein GPI-anchored 5-like; the encoded protein is MAILRNSTSLVLVTLAMIWTGIAAQLSSDCTNVLVSMSPCLNYITGNSSSPSSGCCTQLGTVVKNNPECLCQVLNGGGSNMGLNINQTQALALPTACKVQTPSITTCNAGSPTSSPAGTPSSPNTRASGSGSVPSSRGSSNDASLTKMISLPFFFLLFISSYASTFIL